One region of Bombus affinis isolate iyBomAffi1 chromosome 3, iyBomAffi1.2, whole genome shotgun sequence genomic DNA includes:
- the LOC126914377 gene encoding microtubule-actin cross-linking factor 1, isoforms 1/2/3/4 isoform X39 has product MSIYRFSKGGRLFVQGTREDDARENVASPAPSTATPVTDDLRAIYTKRRLSTEVLGSSIESTKTSRRGENGTKRIVTRIVRKTTTLTRGEERCVAEDLTKRATSGYLQETAASSSSFSLSRQASPKPKTVRISDIVVGQESNVTAREALLRWARRSTARYPGVRVTDFTGSWRDGLAFSALIHRNRPDLVDWKGARASQPRERLDRVFYVAEREYGVTRLLDPEDVDTPEPDEKSLITYISSLYDVFPEPPTIHPLYDAEDQRRSEEYRELASSLHMWIREKMCLMQERVFPPTLIEMKNLAAGSTKFKNEEVPPRYRDKQRLSYIFRDLQKYFEAVGEVDIEPHLRIEVIEENWNRLMMLHQEREQAIIDEIKRLERLQRLAEKVHREMKATDNRLEELERRVEDEARRLDRLHPLEAKHAVDLLEQDIRNTEVQIQNIFPDVHTLTEGRYSQAAELRKRVQKLHQRWVALRSLLHKRLVQPLSAVSFPVEERVVTKHRTTVHETRLVDTNPHFRALHDCIDWCKAKIKQLQDADYGSDLPSVQNELEVHQREHKNIEQFHPKVERCVQAKSHFHAEELTLYSQHLTVLQKLHTELLAASNKRLSDLDTLHDFIQSATNELVWLSSKEETEVTRDWSDKNLNVQSIEQYYESLMSDLEKREIQFSAVQDRGEALVLQHHPAAKTIEAYMSAMQSQWTWLLQLTLCLEVHLKHAAQSQQFFRDVQQAEQWISKRDESLNTIYSQSEFSLDEGERLLKGMQELREELNSYGDHVQKLVDQAKDVVPMKQRRQPVARPMQVTCVCSYKQVNMSIEKGEQCTLYDNSGRIKWRVKNQEGVESPVPGVCFALQPPDKDALDAAERLRRQYDRSVGLWQRKQLRLRQNMIFATIKVVKGWDLPQFLAMGQDQRTAIRKALNEDADKLLSEGDPADPQLRRLKRETAEVNKLFDELEKRARAEEESKNAGRIFNEQISAIQEALDEAERVLNTRIAAPLPRDIDSLEHLVLQHKDFEQTLKRQTSDLDKVQQTFRGITLKTPAMRNKLDAVTTKWTNIWNSSNLYIERLKCVEIVLSSLEENTTSVSELEVKLASFDELPPDLKGLQNVLEDLMVLQNAISQQQTAMDKLNEDTQNARHVVEKSRPSHRGSHSDMDRLDDEVNKLNSRWTNLCAQLVERVRSAEAAYGLAQQLEHAYRNEVDFIDESYEKLEVENAKNLLNKVVERAPAIEAVNVTGSRLIREGKIYGQRLRAFTEQLEDICPSLDASVKKPRREFVSTVDDVARDLDTLNKRYTTLVELLQERVTQLAAQQTEETSQQFQEALEGLQKWLTDTEEMVSNQKSPSSDYNVVKAQLQEQKFLKKMLMDQQNSMSSSYNMGQEVAAEAEPKEQKKIEKQLKDLMARFDNLTESAAKRMEALEQAMGVAKQFQDKLIPLQTWLDKTEKRVRDMELVPTDEEKIQQRVTEHDGLHEDILSKKPEFSELTEVASQLMSLVGEDEAAALADKLQDAADRYAALVERSESLGNLLQRSRQGLRHLVLSYQELQAWMEGMEIRLSKYRVLAVHTEKLLQQMEDLADLTEEVSTRQTEVDSTTDTGLELMKHISSDEALQLKDKLDSLQRRFNDLVSRGSDLLKHAQESLPLVQQFHDNHNRLMDWMQAAESALQSAEPREDEIIRLEMEISEYRPVLDKINAVGPQLSQLSPGEGAATIEALVIRDNRRFAAIAEQIQRKAERLQLSKQRSLEVIGDIDDLLEWFHEVDNQLREAEPPSSEPEIIRVQLKEHKALNDDISSQKGRVRDVISTAKKVIRENGQYEDKSTIRENMEDLRETMEIVSGLSMDRLGALEQALPLAEHLRDTHIDLVSWLEEAEQQVAMLPMPALRPDLIAAQQDKNEFLVQSINEHKPLVEKLNKTGEALLKLCNEEEGMKIQDILEADTTRYAALRAELRGRQQTLEQALQESSQFSDKLEGMLRALSSTADQVNGAEPISAHPGRLRDQMEENSALVDELAQRSEAYAAVRRAADDVISKAGNRADPAVKDIKRKLDKLNKLWSDVQKSTTDRGQTLDEALAIAEKFWSELNGVMSTLRELQDALAGQAPPAAQPAAIQQQQVALQEIRHEIDQTKPDVEQVRASGHELMGLCGEPDKPDVRKHIEDLDQAWDNVTALYARREENLIDAMEKAMEFHETLQNLLEFLQEAEDKFSSMGLLGSDIDEVKKQIKQLANFKAEVDPHMVKVEALNRQAAELTERTSSEQAAAIKEPLGAVNRRWDGLLRGLVERQRLLENALLRLGQFQHALDELLVWIEKTDDTLDNLKAVAGDPQVIEVELAKLKVLVNDIQAHQTSVDTLNDAGRQLIEDGKGTAEASTTAEKLGTLNRRWRDLLQRAADRQRELEDALREAQTFTAEIQDLLSWLGDVDNTIVASKPVGGLPETASEQLERFMEVYNELEQNRLKVESVLQQGQAYLKRADSTSAGGLNHNLRTLKQRWDNVTARASDKKIKLEIALKEATEFHDALQSFVDWLTNAEKILTNLKPVSRVMETILGQIEEHKAFQKDVGVHRETMLNLDKKGTHLKYFSQKQDVILIKNLLISVQHRWERVVSKSAERTRALDHGYKEAREFHDAWSNIMNWLDETEKTLDEVASDGALGGNDPEKIKARLNKHRELQKALSAKQGTYDATMKNGKSLKDKAPKSDEFALKELLNELKNKWTTVCGKCVDRQRKLEEALLFSGQFKDAIQALLEWLSKSEKQLADTGPLYGDLDTVMNLVEQHKTFEKDLESRVSQMESVIKTGRELLAKATPDDASAIGSQLAEINNLWDTVTKLSSDKTERLQEALREAERLHKAVHVLLEWLSDAEMKLRFAGQLPEDEQESRNQLMEHEKFLRELSTKEIEKDQTLELAHVILAKAHPDGALVIKHWITIIQSRWEEVSTWAQQRNQRLENHMRGLQDLDNLLEELLSWLEGLENTLNALEAEPLPDDKATLEMLIVDHREFMENTSRRQNEVDRVCKARQIKSAKDTMKITKAKSPAPTRASPGRERTPDLLPHIGPRFPPKGSKGAEPEFRSPRVKLLWDRWRHVWMLAWERQRRLQDKYNYIQELDRVANFSWEDWRKRFLKFMNHKKSRLTDLFRKMDKNNDGLIPREDFIQGIMNTKFETSRLEMGAVADLFDRHGEGLIDWKEFIAALRPDWEERRTYNDTDKIHDEVKRLVMLCTCRQKFRVFQVGEGKYRFGDSQKLRLVRILRSTVMVRVGGGWVALDEFLLKNDPCRAKGRTNIELREQFILADGVSQTMTAFRSKPSPTSTLQRTPISSANAGPITKVRERSARSVPMGQSRASRSSLSAGTPDSLSDNESSFKLGSARKTSTPYRSSMTPGGSRPSSRPTSRPTSRPTSRPGSRPASRQGSKPPSRYGSTQSLDSTDDSTNVSRIPRRTAVSTTGNTPTSSRHNSVSGKRLSVNGSSSRPRTPTGLVSPASGVPARFGTIHRASSIPTLTGVGTPISRSRIPVYVGTDIKSPQSTTSNISTHSTQSNYSTVSTDSTGSSSMCTNSATNTSSAVKRARTRTPSSGSSTPLPPSLKLSRKPSGASDTSVSTTPATKRKGKPTPIDQRAPFRL; this is encoded by the exons ATGTCGATATATCGGTTTAGCAAAGGTGGCAGACTGTTCGTGCAAGGCACCAGAGAGGATGACGCTCGCGAGAACGTCGCCTCGCCTGCTCCGTCTACTGCGACGCCTGTCACTGATGACTTAAGAGCGATTTACACCAAGAGAAGACTGTCGACCGAGGTTCTAG GATCGTCGATCGAGTCAACGAAAACTTCGAGACGCGGCGAAAACGGCACGAAACGTATCGTGACCCGGATCGTACGTAAAACGACCACATTGACACGGGGCGAGGAAAGATGCGTGGCCGAGGATCTGACGAAACGTGCCACCTCAGGCTACTTGCAGGAGACCGCtgcttcctcctcctccttctctttGAGTCGACAGGCTTCGCCAAAGCCGAAAACCGTCCGG aTATCCGATATCGTAGTGGGTCAGGAATCGAACGTGACTGCCCGCGAAGCTCTTCTGAGATGGGCCAGACGATCGACGGCGCGTTATCCTGGAGTGCGCGTCACGGACTTTACCGGATCGTGGAGGGACGGGCTAGCTTTCAGCGCATTAATCCATCGAAACAGACCAGATCTGGTCGATTGGAAAGGTGCTCGTGCTAGTCAACCACGAGAGCGGCTCGATCGGGTCTTCTACGTCGCGGAGCGCGAGTATGGCGTTACGAGGCTTCTCGATCCCGAAG ACGTGGACACTCCTGAACCGGATGAGAAGTCCTTGATAACGTACATCTCTTCGCTCTACGACGTGTTCCCGGAGCCGCCAACGATTCACCCGTTGTACGATGCCGAGGACCAGAGGCGCTCGGAGGAATATAGAGAGCTAGCTAGTTCCCTCCACATGTGGATCCGCGAAAAAATGTGCCTGATGCAGGAACGTGTCTTCCCGCCGACCTTgatagaaatgaaaaatttggcGGCCGGCAGTACGAAATTCAAGAATGAGGAAGTACCGCCCAGATACAGAGACAAACAACGACTTTCTTACATCTTCAGGGATTTGCAAAAGTACTTCGAAGCGGTCGGTGAGGTGGACATCGAACCTCACTTACGTATCGAGGTTATTGAAGAAAATTGGAATAGATTGATGATGCTGCATCAGGAAAGAGAACAGGCGATAATCGACGAAATTAAACG ACTCGAACGACTGCAACGATTAGCAGAGAAAGTGCACAGAGAGATGAAGGCGACCGACAATCGATTGGAGGAACTCGAGAGACGAGTGGAGGACGAAGCCAGGCGTCTCGATCGACTTCATCCTCTGGAAGCGAAACATGCGGTGGATCTTTTGGAACAGGATATTCGTAACACCGAGGTCCAGAtccaaaatatttttccagACGTGCATACACTTACCGAGGGGCGATACAGTCAGGCGGCCGAACTTCGCAAAAG AGTTCAGAAGCTACATCAACGGTGGGTCGCCCTGCGATCTCTTCTTCATAAACGTTTGGTACAGCCGCTGTCGGCCGTATCTTTCCCGGTAGAAGAACGCGTCGTTACGAAACACCGTACTACCGTCCATGAAACCCGATTGGTCGACACCAATCCACATTTCCGTGCGTTACACGACTGCATCGACTGGTGTAAGGCGAAGATCAAACAGCTCCAGGATGCAGACTATGGCTCCGATTTACCTAGCGTGCAGAACGAACTGGAGGTTCACCAAAGAGAACACAAGAATATCGAGCAGTTCCATCCTAAAGTGGAGAGATGTGTGCAGGCTAAGAGCCACTTTCACGCCGAGGAATTGACATTGTACAGCCAACATCTGACTGTTCTTCAAAAACTTCACACTGAATTATTGGCGGCCTCGAATAAGAGACTTTCCGATTTGGACACTCTACATGACTTTATACAATCGGCGACTAATGAACTGGTTTGGCTGAGTTCTAAGGAGGAGACGGAGGTGACACGCGATTGGAGTGACAAGAATTTGAACGTGCAAAGTATCGAGCAGTATTACGAG TCCCTTATGAGCGACCTAGAGAAGCGGGAGATTCAATTCTCCGCGGTGCAAGATCGAGGCGAAGCTCTGGTCCTTCAACATCATCCCGCCGCGAAAACAATCGAAGCTTACATGTCCGCCATGCAGAGTCAATGGACCTGGCTTCTTCAATTAACTCTTTGTCTAGAAGTTCATCTGAAACACGCAGCACAGAGTCAACAATTTTTCCGGGATGTTCAACAGGCTGAACAGTGGATCTCGAAGAGAGATGAGTCGCTCAACACCATTTATTCCCAATCAGAATTCTCCTTGGACGAGGGTGAACGTTTATTGAAGGGTATGCAAGAACTGCGCGAAGAATTGAATAGTTACGGCGATCATGTGCAGAAACTGGTTGATCAAGCGAAGGACGTGGTTCCTATGAAGCAACGTCGACAGCCTGTGGCACGGCCTATGCAAGTTACGTGCGTCTGCAGTTACAAACAAGTCAAC ATGTCGATTGAGAAGGGCGAACAGTGTACGTTATACGACAACTCTGGTAGGATAAAATGGCGCGTAAAGAATCAAGAAGGCGTCGAGTCCCCTGTTCCAGGCGTCTGCTTTGCTCTTCAGCCACCTGATAAGGATGCTCTCGATGCTGCGGAAAGATTGCGACGACAATATGATCGAAGCGTTGGATTATGGCAACGGAAACAGCTTCGATTACGACAAAACATGATTTTCGCGACCATCAAAGTGGTCAAAGGCTGGGATCTACCGCAGTTCTTGGCTATGGGTCAGGATCAGAGAACTGCTATCAGAAAAGCCTTGAACGAGGATGCTGATAAACTGCTGTCCGAGGGCGATCCTGCTGATCCACAATTGAGGCGACTGAAGCGAGAAACGGCCGAAGTGAACAAATTGTTCGATGAACTGGAGAAACGTGCCAGAGCGGAGGAAGAGTCAAAGAACGCGGGACGTATTTTCAATGAACAGATATCTGCCATTCAAGAAGCATTAGACGAAGCAGAGAGAGTTCTGAATACTCGCATAGCTGCGCCATTACCAAGAGACATTGACAGCTTAGAACATCTGGTTCTGCAACACAAAGATTTCGAGCAAACTCTCAAACGTCAAACATCAGATCTAGATAAAGTTCAGCAAACTTTCCGTGGTATTACTTTGAAGACTCCAGCCATGAGAAACAAGCTCGACGCTGTTACCACCAAATGGACAAATATTTGGAACTCGAGCAATCTGTACATCGAGCGGCTAAAGTGTGTTGAGATCGTGCTTTCTAGTCTTGAGGAGAACACAACCTCGGTATCCGAATTGGAAGTGAAATTGGCATCGTTCGACGAGCTGCCACCGGACCTGAAGGGATTACAGAATGTACTAGAAGATCTGATGGTGCTTCAAAATGCCATCTCTCAACAGCAAACTGCAATGGATAAACTGAACGAAGATACGCAGAACGCAAGACATGTTGTTGAAAAGTCGAGGCCAAGTCATCGTGGCTCTCATTCTGATATGGATCGCTTAGACGATGAAGTGAACAAACTAAACTCCAGATGGACCAATCTCTGTGCTCAGTTGGTCGAAAGAGTTCGCAGCGCGGAAGCAGCTTATGGCCTAGCTCAACAGTTAGAACATGCCTACCGTAACGAGGTTGACTTTATTGACGAATCGTACGAAAAACTCGAGGTGGAGAATGCGAAG AATCTATTGAACAAGGTGGTAGAACGAGCGCCGGCGATCGAAGCAGTAAATGTGACGGGCAGTCGATTGATTCGTGAAGGAAAG ATCTACGGACAAAGGCTTCGAGCGTTCACGGAACAGCTGGAAGATATCTGCCCGTCTTTGGATGCTTCGGTGAAAAAACCGCGACGAGAGTTCGTCTCAACGGTTGATGACGTCGCTCGTGATCTAGATACTCTGAACAAGAGGTACACCACGCTGGTGGAACTTCTTCAGGAACGGGTTACACAGCTGGCAGCGCAACAAACCGAGGAGACATCTCAACAG TTCCAGGAGGCTCTGGAGGGTCTCCAGAAATGGCTAACGGACACAGAGGAAATGGTATCCAACCAGAAATCACCATCGTCGGATTACAACGTAGTTAAGGCGCAATTACAAGAGCAAAAATTCCTGAAGAAGATGCTAATGGATCAGCAAAACTCAATGTCCTCCTCGTACAACATGGGCCAAGAAGTGGCGGCTGAGGCGGAGCCTAAGGAACAGAAGAAGATCGAGAAACAACTAAAAGATTTGATGGCAAGATTCGATAATCTTACGGAAAGCGCTGCTAAGAGAATGGAAGCACTCGAACAAGCGATGGGAGTAGCGAAACAGTTCCAGGATAAACTGATACCACTTCAAACTTGGCTGGACAAGACCGAAAAACGCGTGAGAGATATGGAGTTGGTTCCAACGGACGAGGAAAAAATCCAGCAACGCGTTACCGAACACGATGGTCTTCACGAGGATATTCTGTCAAAGAAACCTGAATTCAGTGAACTTACAGAGGTTGCTAGTCAACTAATGTCCCTGGTAGGCGAGGATGAAGCCGCTGCTTTGGCTGACAAACTTCAGGATGCGGCTGATAGATACGCTGCATTGGTCGAACGATCGGAATCTCTTGGTAACTTGCTTCAACGTTCGAGACAGGGTTTACGTCATCTGGTACTCAGCTATCAAGAACTTCAGGCTTGGATGGAGGGTATGGAAATCAGATTGTCGAAATACAGAGTGCTGGCCGTGCATACGGAGAAGCTTCTTCAACAAATGGAAGACCTAGCTGACTTGACCGAAGAGGTTTCGACTCGACAGACGGAAGTAGACAGTACCACCGATACTGGATTGGAATTAATGAAACACATCTCGAGCGACGAGGCGCTTCAATTGAAAGATAAACTCGATTCTTTGCAACGGCGATTTAATGATTTGGTTAGTCGAGGTTCCGACTTGCTGAAGCACGCGCAAGAGTCTCTTCCATTGGTGCAACAATTCCATGATAATCATAATCGTTTAATGGATTGGATGCAGGCTGCGGAATCGGCTCTGCAATCAGCCGAACCTCGCGAGGATGAAATTATTAGATTAGAAATGGAAATATCGGAATATAGACCAGTTCTAGACAAGATCAACGCCGTTGGGCCGCAGTTGTCTCAGTTATCTCCGGGTGAAGGGGCGGCGACTATCGAAGCTCTAGTCATCAGAGACAACAGGAGATTCGCCGCCATTGCCGAGCAGATTCAACGAAAGGCTGAGAGGCTTCAGCTGAGTAAGCAACGTTCGCTGGAAGTGATCGGTGATATCGACGATTTACTAGAATGGTTCCATGAAGTGGATAATCAATTGAGGGAAGCAGAACCACCGAGCAGCGAACCGGAAATCATCAGGGTACAATTGAAGGAGCATAAAGCCTTGAACGACGACATATCCAGTCAGAAAGGACGTGTTAGGGATGTTATATCCACGGCAAAGAAGGTGATCCGTGAAAATGGTCAATACGAGGACAAATCTACGATCAGAGAAAATATGGAGGACTTACGAGAAACCATGGAAATCGTATCCGGTCTTTCAATGGATAGACTCGGTGCTCTGGAACAAGCTTTGCCATTGGCTGAACATTTACGCGACACTCACATTGATTTAGTCAGCTGGTTAGAGGAGGCTGAACAACAAGTCGCAATGCTTCCTATGCCTGCTTTAAGACCCGATCTAATAGCCGCCCAACAGGACAAGAATGAGTTCCTCGTGCAGAGTATCAACGAACACAAACCTTTGGTCGAGAAGCTGAACAAAACTGGTGAAGCATTGTTGAAGCTGTGCAATGAAGAAGAAGGTATGAAAATACAGGACATATTGGAAGCAGACACTACTCGATATGCAGCCCTCAGAGCAGAACTTCGTGGTCGACAGCAGACTCTCGAACAAGCACTTCAGGAATCTTCTCAGTTCTCCGACAAGCTGGAAGGAATGCTGCGTGCTCTCTCATCAACTGCCGATCAAGTAAATGGCGCCGAACCGATCAGCGCTCATCCTGGTCGGTTAAGAGATCAGATGGAAGAGAATTCCGCTCTGGTCGACGAATTGGCTCAAAGATCCGAGGCCTATGCGGCTGTGAGGAGGGCCGCCGATGACGTGATCAGCAAGGCAGGTAATAGAGCTGATCCAGCCGTAAAGGACATCAAACGGAAGCTGGACAAATTGAACAAACTATGGAGCGACGTGCAAAAGTCGACGACCGACAGAGGTCAAACGTTAGACGAAGCTTTGGCGATCGCCGAAAAATTCTGGTCCGAGTTGAATGGCGTGATGTCGACTCTGCGAGAGCTTCAGGATGCTCTTGCTGGTCAGGCGCCACCAGCAGCTCAACCTGCTGCCATCCAACAGCAACAGGTTGCCTTGCAGGAGATTAGGCACGAAATCGACCAAACGAAACCAGATGTCGAGCAAGTACGAGCTTCTGGTCACGAGTTGATGGGTCTTTGCGGTGAGCCAGACAAACCAGATGTTAGAAAGCATATTGAAGATTTGGATCAAGCATGGGATAACGTGACTGCCCTATATGCCAGAAGAGAGGAAAATCTGATCGATGCTATGGAGAAGGCCATGGAGTTCCACGAGACCTTGCAAAATCTTTTGGAGTTCCTACAAGAAGCCGAGGACAAGTTCTCCAGTATGGGACTGCTAGGAAGCGACATCGACGAAGTTAAAAAACAGATCAAACAATTGGCCAATTTCAAAGCCGAAGTAGATCCTCACATGGTCAAGGTCGAAGCTCTAAACAG ACAAGCTGCCGAACTGACAGAGAGAACGTCCTCGGAACAAGCTGCGGCCATCAAAGAACCGCTTGGTGCCGTTAACAGACGGTGGGACGGACTGCTTCGAGGTCTCGTGGAGAGGCAAAGACTCTTGGAGAACGCGTTACTACGTCTAGGGCAATTCCAGCACGCTCTAGACGAGTTGTTGGTATGGATCGAGAAGACGGACGACACTTTGGATAACTTGAAGGCCGTTGCCGGCGATCCTCAAGTGATCGAAGTGGAATTAGCTAAACTGAAAGTACTTGTGAATGATATTCAAGCCCATCAGACCAGCGTGGACACTCTGAACGACGCTGGAAGACAGTTAATAGAGGATGGAAAGGGAACAGCCGAAGCTTCGACGACTGCTGAGAAATTAGGCACTTTGAATCGTCGTTGGCGCGATTTGTTGCAACGTGCTGCTGATCGTCAACGAGAACTGGAAGATGCGCTTAGAGAAGCGCAAACCTTTACGGCGGAGATACAGGACCTTTTGTCTTGGCTGGGTGATGTGGACAATACCATAGTAGCTTCGAAACCTGTTGGAGGATTGCCGGAAACGGCTTCAGAACAGTTAGAACGCTTTATGGAAGTGTACAACGAATTGGAACAAAATCGTTTGAAAGTCGAATCGGTTCTTCAACAAGGACAAGCATACTTGAAGCGTGCCGATTCTACTAGTGCCGGTGGTCTGAATCACAACTTGAGGACTTTGAAACAACGATGGGATAATGTGACTGCTCGCGCAAGTGATAAAAAGATCAAGCTTGAGATCGCTCTGAAAGAGGCTACAGAGTTCCACGATGCACTCCAATCGTTTGTCGATTGGTTAACCAACGCGGAGAAGATTCTCACGAATCTGAAACCTGTGTCGAGGGTAATGGAAACTATACTCGGACAGATAGAGGAACACAAAGCGTTTCAGAAAGACGTTGGAGTTCATCGTGAGACTATGCTGAACCTCGATAAGAAGGGCACGCATTTGAAATACTTTTCACAGAAACAGGACGTGATTCTAATCAAAAACTTGTTGATAAGTGTGCAACACAGATGGGAAAGAGTAGTTTCGAAGTCTGCAGAGAGAACCAGGGCTCTTGATCACGGATACAAAGAGGCCAGAGAATTCCACGATGCTTGGTCCAATATAATGAACTGGCTCGACGAAACGGAGAAGACTTTGGACGAGGTTGCCAGTGATGGCGCCCTTGGAGGAAATGATCCAGAGAAGATCAAAGCTAGATTGAATAAGCACCGTGAATTGCAGAAAGCTCTCAGCGCCAAACAGGGTACCTATGACGCAACTATGAAGAATGGAAAATCATTAAAAGACAAAGCGCCTAAAAGCGACGAATTTGCTCTAAAAGAACTTTTGAATGAGTTGAAGAACAAGTGGACCACTGTTTGTGGTAAGTGCGTGGATAGACAGAGGAAGCTCGAGGAAGCATTGTTGTTCTCGGGACAATTCAAGGACGCTATTCAAGCGTTGCTGGAATGGCTTAGTAAGTCTGAGAAGCAGCTGGCGGACACCGGTCCACTTTATGGCGACCTTGATACTGTAATGAATTTGGTTGAACAACATAAGACCTTCGAGAAGGATCTCGAATCCAGAGTCTCTCAGATGGAATCTGTAATCAAAACGGGTCGCGAGCTTCTTGCTAAGGCGACACCTGATGATGCATCTGCTATAGGATCACAGCTTGCTGAAATAAATAATCTTTGGGACACGGTAACCAAGTTGTCCTCTGACAAGACTGAACGACTCCAAGAAGCCCTCAGAGAGGCTGAACGCCTTCACAAGGCAGTTCACGTACTTCTGGAGTGGCTGAGTGATGCTGAGATGAAGCTGAGATTCGCTGGACAGTTGCCGGAAGACGAACAGGAGAGCAGGAATCAGTTGATGGAACACGAAAAGTTCTTGCGTGAATTAAGCaccaaagaaattgaaaaagatcAAACATTGGAGCTGGCTCACGTGATTCTTGCAAAGGCACACCCTGACGGAGCTTTGGTTATCAAACACTGGATCACGATCATTCAGTCCAGATGGGAGGAGGTTTCCACCTGGGCCCAACAAAGGAATCAAAGATTGGAGAATCATATGCGAGGACTTCAG GACCTCGACAATCTTCTGGAAGAACTACTGTCATGGTTAGAAGGTTTGGAGAACACTCTCAACGCTCTCGAAGCTGAGCCTCTACCAGACGATAAAGCTACTTTAGAAATGCTGATTGTGGATCACAGAGAATTTATGGAGAACACCAGTCGAAGACAGAACGAAGTTGACCGCGTCTGCAAAGCCAGACAGATCAAATCTGCGAAAGATACGATGAAGATAACGAAGGCTAAGTCACCTGCTCCAAC CCGAGCCAGCCCAGGCCGTGAGAGAACGCCCGATTTGTTGCCGCACATCGGCCCACGGTTCCCACCCAAAGGAAG CAAAGGTGCCGAACCGGAGTTCCGTAGTCCCAGAGTAAAACTGCTGTGGGACAGGTGGAGACACGTTTGGATGTTGGCGTGGGAACGTCAACGTCGTTTACAGGATAAGTATAATTATATCCAAGAACTGGACCGTGTCGCAAACTTCAGCTGGGAGGATTGGCGCAAGAGA TTCCTGAAATTCATGAACCACAAAAAGTCCAGATTAACAGATCTCTTCAGGAAAATGGATAAGAATAACGACGGACTGATTCCACGGGAGGACTTCATTCAAGGAATCATGAACACCA AATTCGAGACTTCACGGTTAGAAATGGGAGCGGTCGCAGATTTGTTCGATCGCCACGGTGAAGGATTGATAGATTGGAAAGAATTCATCGCAGCTCTAAGACCAGACTGGGAGGAACGCAGAACCTATAACGACACTGACAAGATTCACGATGAAGTGAAACGATTGGTGATGCTTTGTACTTGTCGCCAGAAATTCCGTGTATTTCAAGTTGGCGAAGGAAAATATAGG TTTGGAGACAGTCAAAAGTTGCGGTTGGTTCGGATTCTACGATCGACCGTGATGGTACGAGTCGGTGGTGGATGGGTAGCATTGGACgaatttctattaaaaaatgATCCTTGCCGCG CCAAGGGAAGAACGAATATCGAGCTGCGAGAACAATTCATATTGGCGGATGGCGTCAGCCAGACAATGACGGCGTTCAGATCGAAACCGAGCCCAACCTCGACGCTGCAGCGTACGCCAATCTCATCCGCGAATGCCGGACCCATCACCAAG GTGAGAGAACGCAGCGCTCGCAGCGTTCCCATGGGACAGTCACGAGCATCGCGCTCTTCGTTGAGCGCTGGAACGCCGGACAGCCTAAGCGACAACGAGAGCTCCTTCAAGCTTGGCTCCGCCAGAAAAACAAGTACACCCTACAGAAGCTCTATGACACCGG GCGGTAGTCGACCATCGAGTAGACCAACCTCGAGACCAACGTCCAGACCAACCAGTAGACCCGGAAGTAGGCCCGCATCCAGGCAAGGAAGCAAACCACCGAGTCGCTATGGTTCCACACAGTCGTTGGATAGTACTG ATGATTCGACAAATGTGAGCCGCATTCCACGCAGAACGGCTGTGAGCACGACAGGCAATACTCCCACTTCTAGCAGACACAATAGCGTGTCAGGAAAGCGCTTATCGGTGAACGGTTCGAGCTCACGACCTCGAACGCCCACCGGCCTGGTTAGTCCTGCCAGTGGTGTTCCAGCGAG gTTTGGCACGATCCATAGAGCTTCGAGCATTCCAACCCTGACTGGTGTCGGCACACCGATCAG CCGTTCGAGGATCCCCGTATATGTGGGCACGGATATAAAATCCCCACAATCGACGACCAGCAATATTTCCACTCATTCTACGCAAAGCAACTACTCGACGGTTTCTACCGATTCTACCGG GAGCAGCTCGATGTGTACAAATTCAGCAACTAACACCTCGTCGGCCGTTAAGCGAGCTAG AACAAGGACACCGTCCAGTGGATCGAGCACGCCACTGCCGCCTTCTTTGAAGCTATCGAGGAAACCTTCTGGAGCATCGGATACGTCCGTATCGACCACACCGGCCACTAAACGAAAAGGCAAACC